The Sphaerospermopsis torques-reginae ITEP-024 genome has a window encoding:
- a CDS encoding DUF2256 domain-containing protein encodes MGRTRSKSDLPEKICPVCQRPFTWRKKWQDCWDEVKYCSERCRRRRSQTKK; translated from the coding sequence ATGGGACGTACTCGTTCTAAATCTGACCTGCCTGAAAAAATTTGTCCAGTATGTCAACGTCCCTTCACTTGGCGAAAAAAATGGCAAGATTGTTGGGATGAAGTTAAATATTGCTCAGAACGTTGTCGTCGTCGCCGTTCTCAGACCAAAAAATAA
- a CDS encoding isoaspartyl peptidase/L-asparaginase gives MTLQVQPKLIIHGGAGSSLQGKGGLAAVRRSLHTVIQEVYSLLITGATAPDAVVRGCQMLEDDPRFNAGTGSVLQSDGQIRMSASLMDGTSGRFSGVINVARVKNPIEMALFLQKSPDRVLSDYGSSELARELQIPTYNALTDLRLKEWMQEREDNFKRTMAGVVAEPEMAESSHAGRGTIGVVALDGYGQLAAGTSTGGKGFERIGRVSDSAMPAGNYATQYAGVSCTGIGEDIIDECLAAKIVIRISDGMSLKEAMLRSFTEASKNQRDLGAIALDATGAISYGKTSEVLLAAYHNGDTIGDTLEWNDGELIGYC, from the coding sequence ATGACTTTACAAGTACAACCTAAATTAATTATTCATGGTGGGGCTGGTAGTTCTCTCCAAGGAAAGGGAGGATTGGCGGCTGTCAGGCGATCGCTGCATACTGTAATACAGGAAGTATACTCACTATTGATCACAGGCGCAACTGCTCCTGATGCTGTAGTCCGGGGTTGTCAAATGTTGGAAGATGACCCCCGCTTTAATGCAGGTACTGGTTCTGTATTACAATCTGATGGTCAAATCCGCATGAGTGCTTCTCTGATGGATGGTACATCAGGGCGGTTTAGTGGTGTGATTAATGTTGCACGGGTAAAAAACCCGATTGAAATGGCGCTATTTCTGCAAAAGTCTCCAGATCGGGTATTGTCCGATTACGGTTCCTCTGAGTTAGCACGAGAGTTACAAATTCCTACCTATAATGCTTTAACTGATTTGCGTCTCAAAGAGTGGATGCAAGAACGGGAAGATAACTTTAAAAGGACAATGGCTGGAGTTGTCGCCGAACCGGAAATGGCAGAAAGTTCTCATGCAGGACGGGGTACAATTGGTGTAGTCGCCTTAGATGGCTATGGTCAATTAGCCGCTGGTACTTCCACAGGTGGTAAAGGCTTTGAGCGCATTGGGCGAGTCAGTGATTCTGCAATGCCAGCAGGTAATTATGCTACTCAATATGCAGGAGTAAGTTGTACTGGTATTGGGGAAGATATCATTGATGAGTGTTTAGCCGCTAAAATTGTCATCCGGATTAGTGATGGAATGTCTTTAAAAGAGGCCATGTTGCGCTCATTTACCGAAGCTAGTAAAAATCAAAGAGATTTAGGGGCGATCGCTCTTGATGCTACTGGGGCAATATCCTATGGCAAAACCAGCGAAGTTTTACTGGCTGCCTATCATAACGGTGATACCATTGGCGATACATTAGAATGGAATGATGGCGAATTGATTGGTTATTGCTAA